GTACTGGCCGGACCGGCGCGGGTTTGGGGAGTTTTTTATTCATGGGGCGGGGGGCATCGGGCAGACCTACCCCGGCAGTTGCGGCGACGCGCCGGACAACAGTTATTTCAGCCCGGTGATATTGCACAATGGGCGCTTTGTCAAAACCACCGGGTATTGCACGGATGTCTTTTTTACGCGGGCCATCACCTGGATGGACGAGGCGCGCCGGCACGGCCCGTTTTTTACCATGATTACGCCTAATGCCCCCCATACCCCCTTGGACGTGCCAGCCGAATATGAGGCGCTTTACGCCGGGCGGGTGCCCACGAATGTGGCCAAATTCTTTGGCATGATTGCCAATCTGGATGACAACGTGGGCCGGCTGCTGGCGCGGCTGCAGGTGTGGGGATTGGAGCGCGACACGTTAATCATTTTCATGAATGACAACGGCGGGACGCAGGGGGTGTCTGTTTTTAATGCGGGGATGCGCGGCCAGAAGGGCACGCCGTGGTGGGGCGGGGTGCGGGCGGCATCGTTTTGGCGCTGGCCGGGCGTGCTGCCGCCAGGGGACATCGCGCCGCTGGCGGCGCACGTGGACATCATGCCCACGTTGCTGGAAATCGCCGGGGCAAAAGTGCCGGCGGCCGTGGCCCGTCAATGGGACGGGCGCAGTTTGGCGCCGCTGCTGCTGAATCCCGCGGCGCCGTGGCCGGATCGTTTCCTCGTCACCCATCTCGGGCGATGGCCCACCGGGAAGGCCGCCGGAGCCAAGTATAGCCAATGCAGCGTGCGTTACGGCCCGTACCAGTTGGTGAGCGCAGGCAAGACGGCGGGCACATGGGAGTTGTACGATTTGCGCGCGGACCCCGGCCAGACCCGCAACCTGGCGCAGCAACAACCGGAGGTGGTGGAGAAGATGGCCGCGTTTTATGACCGGTGGTGGGAGGAAATCCAGCCGTGCCTGGTGAATGAAATGGCGGTCGGGCCGAAGATTAACCCCTTCAAGGAGCTGTACTGGCGGCAGTTCGGCGGCGAGCCCACGGCGGCCTTGTTGCAGCAGATGAATCCGCAGCTCAAGTTTGCCCCCGCGAGCGGCCGGTGAATCAACTTTTGATGTCGCGCAGGTGGAAGACGGTGGCGCCAATCATGAAAAAGGTGGCGTTGAATCCCACCAGCAGGCTCAGGGACTGGCCGATGCGCCACCAGGGGATGGTTTCCTCGAAGATGAAAACCCAGATGTTCAGGTGGTAGGTGAGAATCCAGTTTTGATAATCGCGGAAGTAGGGGATGTGTTGGAGGATGAAGCTGATGAGCACGACGGACATGGCCAGGATGGTGGCGGCGGCGGGCTTGATGTTGAAACAACTGAACATGAAGGCCAGCGTCATGATGGTCACGGCTTCGGGGATGAGGAAAACCTGGGCCAGGAGGTAACGGGCAAAGCCGTCCTGGGCGTTGAACACGCTGAAGATGGATTGCTCCGGGGCGAAAACGAAGAGGCCGCCCCAGGGAAACCAGAGGCGGGCGGACAGCAGGCCAAAGCCGCCGAGCGCCAGGACCAGGAGCGCGGAAAAGACACAGCCGGCGAGCCACTTGACCGCCAGCAGGCGCCAGCGGGAGATGGGGCGGCAGAGAATCATGCGCAAGGTGCCGTCCTCGCTTTCCTTGGCTACGAAATCACCCCCCACCAGGGCCGAATAAAGCGGGAGGAGGAAGATGGCAATCATGACCATCATGATGACCGCAATGGTCAGGGCACTGATGAAGGACTCGGCCAGGTAGCCATTCTGGTTCAGCAAGCGTTCAATGTGGCCGGTGGCGGTGGTGAATTTGAAGCCGAGACTGATGGCGTTTTGGGCGAGGAGAAACATGGCAAAGCCGATGTAGGTGCGCTTTTTGCCAAACAACTTCCACAGCTCGCCGCG
This is a stretch of genomic DNA from Fontisphaera persica. It encodes these proteins:
- a CDS encoding arylsulfatase, which encodes MKRKLLFPALVLVAGLTWALAAAEGRAPVSALAGRRPNIILILTDDQGYGDMSCHGNPVLKTPNLDRLHAEGRRFLDFLVSPTCSPTRAAILTGRHEFKSGVTHTIYERERLAPGAVTLAELLRQAGYQTGIFGKWHLGDEREYWPDRRGFGEFFIHGAGGIGQTYPGSCGDAPDNSYFSPVILHNGRFVKTTGYCTDVFFTRAITWMDEARRHGPFFTMITPNAPHTPLDVPAEYEALYAGRVPTNVAKFFGMIANLDDNVGRLLARLQVWGLERDTLIIFMNDNGGTQGVSVFNAGMRGQKGTPWWGGVRAASFWRWPGVLPPGDIAPLAAHVDIMPTLLEIAGAKVPAAVARQWDGRSLAPLLLNPAAPWPDRFLVTHLGRWPTGKAAGAKYSQCSVRYGPYQLVSAGKTAGTWELYDLRADPGQTRNLAQQQPEVVEKMAAFYDRWWEEIQPCLVNEMAVGPKINPFKELYWRQFGGEPTAALLQQMNPQLKFAPASGR
- a CDS encoding ABC transporter permease gives rise to the protein MLYHQFRGELWKLFGKKRTYIGFAMFLLAQNAISLGFKFTTATGHIERLLNQNGYLAESFISALTIAVIMMVMIAIFLLPLYSALVGGDFVAKESEDGTLRMILCRPISRWRLLAVKWLAGCVFSALLVLALGGFGLLSARLWFPWGGLFVFAPEQSIFSVFNAQDGFARYLLAQVFLIPEAVTIMTLAFMFSCFNIKPAAATILAMSVVLISFILQHIPYFRDYQNWILTYHLNIWVFIFEETIPWWRIGQSLSLLVGFNATFFMIGATVFHLRDIKS